From Zingiber officinale cultivar Zhangliang chromosome 5B, Zo_v1.1, whole genome shotgun sequence, the proteins below share one genomic window:
- the LOC121986884 gene encoding ice-structuring protein 4-like gives MATAAAATSSASAAAASTAATTATATSSATTASASAAAATASASAAATAASTPTSAASTATPTAPTSTSAASAAATSSNADYAIGTGSLSAAAGKQALSALEATSLGDAEDGQHGD, from the coding sequence ATGGCCACGGCCGCCGCCGCCACCTCCTCCGCCTCCGCGGCCGCCGCCTCCACCGCCGCCACCACGGCCACCGCCACCTCCTCCGCCACCACGGCCtccgcctccgccgccgccgccacggCCTCCGCCTCCGCCGCCGCCACCGCTGCCTCCACCCCCACCTCCGCCGCCTCCACCGCCACCCCCACCGCCCCCACCTCCACCTCcgccgcctccgccgccgccACCTCCTCCAATGCTGACTACGCTATCGGCACCGGCTCCCTCTCCGCCGCTGCTGGCAAGCAAGCGCTCAGTGCTCTCGAGGCGACGAGCTTGGGCGACGCCGAGGATGGCCAACATGGCGATTAG